The genomic stretch TTAAGTCTGCTGGCCGGTCTCGATCTCCCAAGTACAGGTCAGATATACCTAATGGGCCAAAACTTAAATCTACTAGATGAAGATGGTAGGGCCCGTTTGCGCGGCCAATCTGTTGGCTTTGTCTTTCAATCATTTCAGCTATTGCCGCATTTAACCGCCCTAGAGAATGTAATGCTCCCCCTGGAGATTGCTGGCGTTAAGCAATCTGAGGCAAGGCAGGCTGCCGCTGAGTGGCTCGATAAGGTTGGATTAAGTCTAAGATCAAACCATTTTCCAAAGACCCTCTCTGGGGGTGAGCAACAGCGTGTGGCTTTAGCTAGGGCCTTTATCAATAAACCAGCCATCCTATTTGCTGATGAGCCCACTGGGAGCCTTGATGAGGCAAGCGGAAATAGGGTGATTGAGCTCCTTTTTGAGCTGAATCGGGAGAATTCCTCAACCTTGGTTCTGGTGACCCATGATCCTGCCTTGGCCGCACGGTCAGGGCGCCAATTAAGCCTTCAGGGCGGTCGCCTAGCTTAATCAAAACCTTATAATCTTGGCAT from Polynucleobacter sp. AP-Jannik-300A-C4 encodes the following:
- a CDS encoding ABC transporter ATP-binding protein; the protein is MNKQSNSIVAERVGKLVNTADGDLVILHELSFQIEQGESVAIVGASGSGKSTLLSLLAGLDLPSTGQIYLMGQNLNLLDEDGRARLRGQSVGFVFQSFQLLPHLTALENVMLPLEIAGVKQSEARQAAAEWLDKVGLSLRSNHFPKTLSGGEQQRVALARAFINKPAILFADEPTGSLDEASGNRVIELLFELNRENSSTLVLVTHDPALAARSGRQLSLQGGRLA